One genomic segment of Hugenholtzia roseola DSM 9546 includes these proteins:
- a CDS encoding response regulator encodes MAAKKYYAVMLVDDSEIDNLINQKMIQSANICDVIYVHSGAKSAIEALRNLEKIAKDVPSKILPDVIFLDIDMPLMDGLQFLDQFATLLPQTQQHCRIVMLTSSINPKDMTRSKKYDFVKEYINKPLSKDVLQKLDV; translated from the coding sequence ATGGCAGCAAAGAAATACTATGCCGTAATGCTCGTAGATGACAGCGAGATAGACAATCTCATCAACCAGAAGATGATTCAGTCAGCCAATATCTGTGATGTAATTTACGTACATTCAGGGGCGAAAAGTGCCATCGAAGCCCTCCGAAATTTGGAAAAAATTGCCAAAGATGTACCCAGCAAAATTCTTCCCGATGTTATCTTCTTAGACATCGACATGCCACTGATGGACGGCTTGCAGTTCTTAGACCAATTCGCAACCCTACTCCCCCAGACACAACAGCACTGTCGTATCGTGATGCTTACCTCGTCTATCAATCCCAAAGATATGACGCGCTCCAAAAAGTATGACTTTGTCAAAGAATATATCAATAAACCGCTTTCAAAAGACGTTTTACAAAAACTTGATGTGTAA
- a CDS encoding T9SS type A sorting domain-containing protein, whose translation MKNLNFFFVTNRNKTLSLSIGLMLSILLQIVVSASLFAEGTRELNPLGWKGAANRVLMINTNNVNTGSKFATYGADPLVRLYIRVQPGDTVYYGFGGVANNVRARIRTHQNVTVVEHNPISGMGTGYYANNNAATFNRFFVGPAQKYGAAGYDAAFFVVPNPIPAPQYGATGSADYYIEFRNNNNPATTWGDFSMPLFDITVVNAAGVEQKGRLWSREWSFTTGGSDNNHTVDAGMFVYTSERDSVVTRVDFNGMRPFGFAVSCNPTGTRNTGDKIVDRRSVFNNITTPEQAQTRPFYLIFLNNPDLIEFPSGTVGCLLGVDLDQCLNTGYCIRVNSEGGGAADILLDLNGVVGYQPNTADVLMIDVQIPDGISCIPWDGNDNLGNPVPPGTEVPITVSFFTGLTHLPISDVENHNNGFSVALIRPISNICNGSFQSPRIYWDDTLINTGTALDGNLELAGCDPATSATGGCHRWTGRGNNDNPETVNTWWFVNEQRLTVEIPLIDPNFDILSSLDNATNCTFANGDFVTITVGFSNGYYYANDLSHNLTSLNPNVTFNLLSNDTTDNSFPTRSVTLTYQLDINTPPTNTVENLIFLYQVSAISQECGEQQDNQREFDCQVILPVELVEFKAQKYDNFTLLNWNTSSERDNEGFEIQKSTDGVEFYPIGFVKGHNTTTLRKFYQFKDEELNTQTAYYRLKQRDYAGTFSLSKVVSVAPNSKIAESSLSLYPNPAYTHFNLEWASAKDETALITLYTPTGKIAFQGEALKKVGEPLQIQTQDFARGLYLLQIYTPSGIRFHQKVILK comes from the coding sequence ATGAAAAATCTTAATTTTTTCTTTGTTACGAATCGTAACAAAACATTAAGCCTATCGATAGGCTTGATGCTTTCAATTTTGCTACAAATTGTAGTATCTGCCTCGCTTTTTGCTGAAGGCACGCGGGAATTAAATCCTTTGGGCTGGAAGGGGGCAGCAAACCGTGTTTTGATGATAAATACCAACAACGTCAATACGGGTAGTAAATTTGCCACTTATGGGGCAGACCCTTTGGTGCGTCTTTATATTCGCGTGCAGCCCGGTGATACGGTTTATTACGGTTTTGGCGGGGTGGCAAATAACGTCAGGGCGCGTATTCGCACACATCAAAACGTTACGGTGGTAGAACACAACCCAATTTCGGGCATGGGAACAGGTTACTATGCCAATAATAATGCCGCTACTTTTAATCGCTTTTTTGTAGGACCTGCTCAAAAATATGGAGCGGCAGGTTATGATGCCGCCTTTTTTGTCGTACCCAATCCAATTCCTGCACCCCAATATGGAGCTACTGGTTCGGCAGACTATTACATAGAATTTAGAAATAACAATAATCCTGCTACAACTTGGGGGGATTTTAGTATGCCTCTCTTTGATATTACGGTAGTAAATGCCGCAGGAGTGGAGCAAAAAGGGCGACTTTGGTCGCGTGAGTGGTCTTTTACTACAGGGGGTAGTGATAACAACCATACCGTAGATGCGGGCATGTTTGTCTATACTTCGGAGCGCGATAGCGTTGTTACACGTGTAGATTTCAATGGCATGCGTCCTTTTGGTTTTGCCGTTAGTTGTAATCCTACGGGTACGCGCAATACGGGCGATAAAATTGTAGATAGGCGTTCAGTTTTTAATAACATCACTACGCCCGAACAAGCGCAAACACGTCCTTTTTATCTTATCTTTTTGAATAATCCAGACCTGATAGAATTTCCATCAGGTACAGTAGGTTGCCTTTTGGGAGTAGATTTAGACCAATGCCTCAACACAGGGTATTGTATTCGCGTCAATTCCGAAGGAGGAGGCGCAGCCGACATTTTGCTCGACCTCAACGGCGTTGTAGGCTATCAACCCAACACAGCAGACGTATTGATGATAGATGTGCAAATTCCTGATGGCATTAGTTGTATTCCTTGGGACGGCAACGATAACTTAGGCAATCCTGTGCCGCCCGGTACAGAAGTTCCCATAACCGTTTCTTTCTTTACAGGGCTTACTCACCTGCCTATCTCTGATGTAGAAAACCACAATAACGGTTTTTCTGTTGCGCTTATTCGCCCCATCAGCAACATTTGTAATGGCTCTTTTCAAAGCCCACGCATCTATTGGGACGATACCCTTATCAATACAGGAACAGCCTTAGATGGAAATTTGGAATTAGCAGGTTGCGACCCCGCCACTTCTGCCACAGGAGGCTGCCACAGATGGACAGGGCGCGGCAACAATGACAATCCTGAAACGGTCAATACTTGGTGGTTTGTCAATGAACAACGCCTGACCGTAGAAATTCCACTGATAGACCCCAATTTTGATATTCTTTCTTCGCTCGACAATGCCACCAACTGCACCTTTGCCAATGGCGACTTTGTTACCATTACCGTAGGTTTTTCAAATGGCTACTACTATGCCAACGATTTGAGCCACAATCTTACTTCGCTCAATCCAAACGTAACCTTCAATCTACTTTCAAATGATACCACCGATAATAGCTTTCCTACACGCTCGGTAACGCTAACCTATCAGCTCGATATCAATACGCCGCCTACCAATACAGTGGAAAACCTAATTTTTCTCTACCAAGTGTCTGCCATTTCGCAAGAGTGTGGCGAACAGCAAGACAACCAACGTGAATTTGATTGTCAGGTAATTTTGCCCGTAGAGTTGGTAGAATTTAAGGCACAAAAATATGACAATTTCACCCTGCTCAATTGGAACACCAGTTCGGAGCGCGATAACGAAGGTTTTGAGATTCAGAAAAGTACCGACGGCGTTGAGTTTTATCCCATTGGCTTTGTAAAGGGACACAATACGACAACGTTGCGAAAATTCTATCAGTTTAAAGACGAAGAATTGAATACCCAAACCGCCTATTATCGCCTCAAACAGCGCGATTACGCAGGAACATTTAGCCTTTCAAAAGTAGTTTCTGTTGCGCCTAATTCAAAAATAGCCGAATCTTCTTTGTCTTTGTATCCAAATCCTGCCTACACGCATTTTAATTTAGAATGGGCAAGTGCAAAAGACGAAACGGCTTTGATTACGCTCTATACGCCCACAGGAAAGATTGCCTTTCAGGGCGAAGCCTTGAAAAAGGTAGGCGAACCGCTCCAAATTCAAACCCAAGATTTTGCACGCGGCTTGTATCTTCTACAAATCTATACGCCTTCGGGAATTAGATTTCACCAGAAGGTTATCCTTAAATAG
- a CDS encoding sensor histidine kinase, with amino-acid sequence MNLYQNRFHLKIILIIIAFFIASVSLFYTNFLVEKLAEREQEQIDLVAKAQELASQTEDSLSLNFLVNHILEGNISIPMIVADENENPTIWKNISFAPHLSEKEKEAQLRAHLSRMKAAHAPIEVSISEDWKLFVFYENSILLTQLKYFPYVQLSIIAAFFLFMYLTLMYLRKAEQDKLWVGLAKETAHQLGTPLSSLIAWLEYLKVDEQIEGSILEEMEKDVKRLEIVTQRFSNIGSLPDAKVEYLPEVIENIIDYLRKRISSKIKIYIHSTKTESLYAPIGRSLFEWVIENLCKNAVDAIKSGKGEIHIYLDLNKNENFIQIDISDTGKGIPKANLQTVFRAGYTTKKRGWGLGLALAKRIIEEYHHGKIFVQKSEINVGTTFRILLPKAYPAAIPPSE; translated from the coding sequence ATGAATTTATACCAGAATCGCTTTCATCTAAAAATTATCCTTATCATTATTGCCTTTTTTATCGCCTCTGTTTCTCTTTTTTACACTAATTTTTTAGTGGAAAAGTTAGCCGAGCGCGAGCAGGAACAAATAGATTTAGTAGCCAAAGCGCAAGAATTAGCCAGTCAGACCGAAGATAGTTTAAGTTTAAATTTTTTAGTCAATCATATTTTAGAAGGCAATATTTCCATTCCTATGATTGTGGCAGATGAAAACGAAAATCCTACCATTTGGAAAAACATTTCCTTCGCGCCTCACCTTAGCGAAAAAGAAAAAGAGGCACAACTGCGGGCGCACCTTAGTCGCATGAAAGCCGCGCATGCACCCATAGAAGTTTCAATTAGTGAAGATTGGAAACTATTTGTTTTTTACGAAAATTCTATTTTACTTACACAACTCAAATATTTTCCTTACGTTCAACTTTCTATTATTGCTGCCTTTTTTTTATTTATGTATCTAACCCTTATGTATTTGCGAAAAGCCGAACAAGATAAACTTTGGGTAGGACTTGCCAAAGAAACCGCCCATCAATTAGGTACGCCGCTTTCTTCCCTTATCGCTTGGCTCGAATATCTAAAAGTAGATGAACAGATAGAGGGTTCTATTTTAGAAGAAATGGAAAAAGATGTCAAAAGGCTTGAAATTGTTACGCAGCGTTTCTCAAATATTGGTTCTCTGCCTGATGCTAAGGTAGAATATTTGCCAGAAGTTATAGAAAATATTATAGACTATTTAAGAAAAAGGATTTCTTCTAAAATTAAAATCTACATTCACTCTACCAAAACCGAATCTTTGTATGCACCCATAGGGCGTTCTCTTTTCGAGTGGGTCATCGAAAATTTGTGTAAAAATGCCGTAGATGCCATTAAAAGCGGAAAAGGTGAAATTCATATTTATTTAGACTTGAATAAAAATGAAAACTTTATCCAAATCGACATCAGCGACACAGGCAAAGGAATCCCGAAGGCAAATCTACAAACGGTATTTCGTGCAGGCTATACCACCAAAAAAAGAGGTTGGGGTTTGGGCTTGGCATTAGCAAAGAGAATCATAGAAGAATACCATCATGGAAAAATATTTGTACAAAAATCAGAAATAAATGTAGGAACTACTTTTCGGATTCTCCTTCCCAAAGCGTACCCTGCTGCCATTCCCCCTTCTGAATAA
- a CDS encoding adenylate kinase — translation MLNIILFGPPGAGKGTQSQKLVEHYQLEHISTGDLLRSEMAAGTALGKQAQDYMQKGALVPDAVVIGMIESKLKAQTHAKGIIFDGFPRTLAQAQALDELLQAHGQKIACLLSLEVEEGELTKRILERGKTSGRIDDQNEELVKRRVQVYRNETEIVATHYEKQGKLERINGIGEIEEITQKLKTAIDKAAAKS, via the coding sequence ATGCTCAATATCATTTTATTTGGTCCTCCGGGGGCAGGCAAAGGCACACAGAGCCAAAAACTTGTAGAACATTATCAGCTCGAACACATCTCGACAGGCGACCTCTTGCGCTCGGAAATGGCAGCTGGCACAGCCTTAGGCAAGCAAGCCCAAGACTACATGCAAAAAGGCGCACTCGTTCCCGATGCCGTTGTGATTGGCATGATAGAATCTAAACTCAAAGCGCAGACGCACGCCAAAGGGATTATCTTCGACGGCTTTCCGCGCACCTTAGCACAGGCACAAGCCTTAGACGAACTCTTGCAAGCGCACGGACAGAAAATCGCCTGCTTGCTTTCTCTCGAAGTAGAAGAGGGCGAACTGACCAAACGCATCTTAGAAAGAGGCAAAACCTCTGGACGCATCGACGACCAAAACGAGGAATTAGTCAAGAGGCGCGTACAAGTTTATCGCAACGAAACAGAAATCGTGGCGACGCACTACGAAAAGCAAGGCAAACTTGAACGCATCAATGGCATAGGTGAAATTGAAGAAATTACCCAAAAGCTCAAGACTGCCATCGACAAGGCTGCCGCAAAGAGTTGA
- a CDS encoding SCO family protein encodes MKKKLILGIIFLLPLSLVFFLNSGETTFKSLEIYYDLRNPEFDPSFLATKNCEPNFVDSTWRVRDFALKDQNGRDFSLKNVEGKIFVANFILTRCTNSICPTMVSELVRVQEAFANPENDIHLVSFSIDPEYDTPEILQQYATTYRANGDYWHFLTGEKAQIYAQAHCSYFVAAQNQGDYSTIDHADKLILVDKEKRIRGYYSGTSRQEVDRLITEIQLLLKEYEAKNREK; translated from the coding sequence ATGAAAAAAAAACTTATCTTAGGCATCATCTTTTTGCTGCCGCTTAGTCTTGTTTTTTTCCTCAATTCGGGCGAAACCACCTTCAAATCCTTAGAGATTTACTACGATTTGCGCAATCCTGAATTTGACCCTTCCTTTTTGGCTACTAAAAATTGTGAACCAAACTTTGTAGATAGCACTTGGCGAGTACGCGATTTTGCACTCAAAGACCAAAACGGACGCGACTTTTCATTAAAAAATGTAGAGGGTAAAATCTTTGTCGCAAATTTTATCCTGACGCGCTGCACCAATAGCATCTGCCCGACGATGGTTTCCGAATTAGTGCGTGTGCAAGAGGCTTTCGCTAATCCTGAAAACGACATTCATTTGGTTTCTTTTAGCATAGACCCCGAATACGATACGCCCGAAATTTTGCAGCAATATGCCACTACCTACCGCGCCAATGGCGATTATTGGCATTTCCTAACAGGCGAAAAAGCACAAATTTATGCACAAGCACATTGTTCTTATTTCGTAGCGGCACAAAATCAGGGCGATTATAGCACCATAGACCATGCCGATAAGCTCATCTTGGTAGATAAAGAAAAGCGCATCAGAGGCTATTACAGTGGCACTTCGCGCCAAGAAGTGGATAGGCTTATTACCGAAATTCAACTTTTGTTGAAGGAATATGAGGCGAAAAATAGGGAAAAGTAA